AGAATTAGAGTAAAAAGAGAAGCAGGCGATACAAACGTAGAGTAGAATGAACATACCTCATCTTTAATCGGAGAAAAGAGCTCTAAAAAATCTGAGAAAATGGCTTGTCGAAACCCTAAAAAACAAAAGTAGAAATTGAGTACTTATTAGTATCAAGAGGCTTTTAAACGACAAAGTAATTATAGAGTGCGTGCGTGTGTGTGAGTGAGGAGAGAGAGGTAGCAAAATTAGGGTTTAGAAGGAGGAACCTTTTTGCAGCAGCAGATCTGGAGTGCGTTCGAATAATTACTTTAGCCTTCTTCCGCCCAAATTAGAGAGAATATATACAGGAGGTTCTTGGGCTTTTAAAAGCCCATAGTAAATTAGTACCTCACTTATACATGGGCTTTGATGGGAGAAGTCCAATAATGCtcttaaaataaatttagttattGCTACAATTTAAtatgaaaaataatttttgaCAGTTAAGATAGAACTTATATTTCAATAATAAATGTAAAATATATTCAaatatattcaaataaaattatattcTAATTACTTAATTTTTAAGTAAATAACTATATTTGTCACTATTATTTTATCGATACATTTTTGAACTGGCATGCTTATATGACAATTATAACAACATCTATGGTTGTATTTAGTATGAAATATAGTATTTTGTTATTTTTCCAACAAATATAACATCCCACTGaacttgattttttttattttaatgttATATTATAGCAATAGCAACATCAttagatttgaaaatgaaaattaACAAAATCTTTACAAGGCTAATTGACTTCATTtacattaaaaattaaaaatagtaGGCTCGGATTCTATCTCTCCTTCATTTGCCATAGTAAAATGGGGAATTTTAGGATATTAAATGACAATCCAaataatatatatgaatttttttgataatcgGAGATTAGTGTCTTTGCGCTCGATTACCATTCCCGACTCCTTTGAATCCTAAACGTGGTAAAGTAATATCTTTTTTATATATGTATCAActtcaaataaattattaaaaatatataaatattgttgtaatttttaattttaatccaCACATTAATTTGAAGTTTACATATTATGATATAATTTATGTCTAATCAAATTACTTATGTATATTATCAATATGATCAATATATGTTAAATACAATTAAAGTTTAAGATATTGCATTAActtcaaaaaaataatttaaaataatgaCTTCACAtgttaatttatattataaaagGTTTAATATAGAACGtgtttataataataaaatttccTGTAAATAAAAGATCCAGAATAAATTTTTTAATTGCGTCATTTAATACATTTGACAACAATGCTTAAATTAATAGTGTATATTAAATAGAATAGGTTTctaaaaatttatattaatttgCTAACAAAATATTATCATTCTATATATAACTGAATAAACAAAAAAAATGAGAACAAATTTATGTATGAAAGTATAAATATATAAGTAGTTTATAAGCTGCAAAGTTGCCCCTCTCACGACAGGGGGTCTCCAAGTCTCATTCCAGCAAAAGTTTATATTGGAAAACTACTTTGGTTGGCCCATAAGTTACAACTCCAGTGGTTAATTCAAAGATGGCAGGGAAATCAAAGTAGTGAACTAGTGATAAAGTAGCCAAAGCATGTTCAATCAACAGCAGCATCCCATGCCTCGTGGGCATCAAAACAATTGGTTGAAAATTTAAAGCCATACTTTAGTAAAGACAGAAAAGTATACTACAAACTGGCAATCAACCATAATATCCTTCCTAATTATCTTGTGACCCTTCCAGAGAATTTCTTCTCACTCAGAGAGCAATAGTTTCTCATGGTTTATTACAATAAAGAAGGGTGAACCAGGGACTTGAACAGCTTGATGGTGCTCGAAGTACTAATACACTAGCTGCAGGTCCTTCGATTACTTTTCTTTCTTTCCCGTCCTTACACCACAAATAACCAGATTCATTTAACATCTACTTAGTGTAGCTGAGTAGCAGAAAATTGCTTTTTAACGGTTGATTGGTGTATGCATCCTCTCGACTATTTTATTAACAGCAGCACGTGACATAACTAAAGTGTCGTGCAACAAGATGCTATAGACATTCAAACCCTGCATAAACATTAAAATCGACGATAGAGCATGAGCACAGGGGCAGGCTAACAGGAGGCAATTGCACAAAGGAAAAAAAAAATAGTCTCATGCTAAAAAATATACTGTAAtctaaaaaaaaaattaccaaattGCTGCGACTTTGGGTATGGCCACTATGTACACGATGAGATGGGCACCAAGACGTATAAAAAATCGAGGATATAACATATTCTATCACAAAGATAATAAAATAGGACTTACAATTGAAGGCAGAACGTTGACATAATGCAGATTTTGAGTAGACAGCTTTAATTTTTCATCAATGGGACCTCCATCCACCAAAAGAAGTTTTTTAGTGTTTTCCATATGCTTCAGATAGTTGACGATGTTCTTCGTCTTATGTGTAGGAACATCCAAATCATCAAATATTGCTAGCTGTATATTAGGGAAATATTTATAGTTAGCTTGCAAGAAATGGTGGAAAATGCAGCCCTCGCTAACTacatattaggtttacacttACTGAAACAAACCTTGACAACCTTTGTCTGTGTCATTCCAGGACCCAGGTACAGTACAAGAACATATTCCAAAATGAGTAATAAAAAAGAGGGATACTCTACATTCTACAACTATACGACATGTGAATATGTGGCTGATATTCAATCATCTTTATATTTCTAAAGGTAGCTAACACATTGCTGCATAGCAAGGGTAGTAGATAACTCTAAATTTATAGCTAAGATTATCTAGATCATGTAACAAAGATACTTCACTAGTTTTAGCTCCACAATAAGAAAAGTTAATGAATGGCAACTTTATGACATCTAAATGCAATGCCAAAATTGTAATCGCCGTTCCcaggaatttcagattttaatGTTATGCCCATATCAATTCAACCCTCAAATGCGAAAACGGTGGGTACGGGAGCCAAGTCGGATCCCTCGTTGATGTTGCAGACGTCACTCTTTAGCAGTGCAGTTCAAGTAGGATAAAGGCTTATGCAAACTGCATTATACAATACGTTTTTAAACTTTATTTGTTGTAAAGTgcatacaaaatacaaattataGATATACACACTACTTCAGAAGAGTTCAAAATAATTCATACATATTAAATCCAGAGCATTAAGCTTCCACACCAATGTATAGTTTTGAATTATATCCAAGAATCCTAATATTTGAGAAATGAGAATCCTATTTAAATTATAGATATATGCACTAATTCATAAGAGTTCTAAATAATTTAAAAACGTACTAAATCATGAGCATTCAGCCAATAATGCTGAGTTGCGCATCAATATCTAGTTTCAAATTATATCCAAGAATGAGAATCCAACCCTTTGATTAACACGTGTACGACTCCTGTGCCCGAACATAGATTCCAAGTACATATGGTTGCAAGACACTAGAATTCCGTTTACATGCTCCAAGAACCACAGAGTTTACAGGCAGTAGAGGTTGCCAGGTACAGTTAGTGAGGAAAATTACCTTTCCTTCTGCTGCACGAGCTGTTAATGCGATCTTAAGTCCTAGCCGACGAACTTTCTTGTTCAGCTTGATAGCATGACTTCGTGGCTTTGGACCATGCATAGTAGCACCATGCCTCCACTGTTACCCATTAAACAAATCTATCAATATATGTCCAGATCATCTTACCCCAATTAATGAACAGATAAATGGTAGTACAATTACCTGAGGTCCACGCTTTGAACCATGCCTTGCTTGACCTGTACCCTTCTGTGGCCATGGTTTTCTCCCAGTTCCACTGACCTCACTAATAGTTTTCGTGGAATGAGTTCCCTGCACAATATTAGCCAATAAAATTTGGAAGCCTAATTATGAGAAGATGAAAGATGATGTAATGCCTTTATTGCACAAACAATTACATTGAACTCCTACGTGATGATAAAAAATTAAGTGTAGATCAAAGCAGGTGTATCCAATAATTTTAGCACAAGGCATCACTATTTGTGTGCCTGGCCAACATATAAGTCTCCAGCAGAGTTCCCATATTACAAGTTGCAAAACTTGTACAGATGTACCTGTTGTCGTTTTGCAAGCTGCCATCTCACAACCCGGTGAATAATATCCTTTCTAATAGGAACATCAAAGACATCACCTGCCAAAACCATGAAGCCCTTATCTTCATTATTAAAATTGGTAACGGGGATTACCAAATCCTGATAGAGTCCTGTAATATAATACATCAATTAAATCAAAGAAAAGTTTAAAAGTCTATAAGACTTCATAAAATTGAAGTAATAGGCTTCGTAAATTGAACATCAAAAGTTTCAAATGATCGTAACTAAAACAACTTCAAGTCCATCCGACGGCAGTTGTTACCCCATTATACAGCAGGAGTACAACAACGGTTCTCTTAATGATCTTTTGATAGAAGTCCAATAAGCAGTATCTAAATCAAATATAATTCCTTATTTCAGCACCATTATCGCGTAAATATGTGATCTCACTGCCAGATGACAGTTGTTGAGTTTGGACAACAGTGAGGAACTACTATCTAGCAGTATGTCATTTTTTGCGTTCCTGATGGATCTTTCATGTAGATCAGTAAAGACAATCGGTACTGGTAAAAGAATAATAACTGTCTAAGGATCAAAATATAAATCTTTTTTCCCCAATGTGTTAGCCTATGCTGCCCAATGTTTAAAGACGGCATTATCGACCATATAGAtgattaaatattttaataaattcaCTTAGCATCCTACATCTCTAGGCAGATCTAGACTGAAAGTACTGGGTAGCAGAGGGAGGACCTAGGAAAAATCCAAGGCAAATcttatttattttacttttgcagttaaatttataatttatatgaTATATAGCATCACGATGTAAGAGTTCCACATAAACACAGTAGATGAGAAAAGGGACTCTTACCAAGTTGGTCATAGTCAGTCCTATATACAATGATACACTCAGTTTCTACTGGATGATGGTTTACGTAATCTTTTAAGCACGTTTGTTGGTGTGTGTGTGGAACAATcacttaacaaaataaaataaaataaattgcaCAATCGATTAACATTTCTATGCCATTCACTTACCTATCTTACGCTCCGGAGTTAGAACTTGCCCCCTGGATAACAAATCAGAGGGAAATGCTCCTTCATTTGATTCAGGAGTTAAAACTGAAGTTGACAGATTCCGAAAAGCTTGAAACAGTGATCTAGTCTGCATCCAAGAAAAACAATAAAACGAATTTGATGAGTGCCAATTTGAACTGCCCCTCCATATAAATACACAATGAATTACATATACAATAAAGATGAGTAAAAATCAAAACTTTCACACATACATACACCTAATGAATAGAAAATGTAACAAAAATGCCTGAAATATAAACTTTCGCACAAATAAAAACTATTATACAAATAATAAATCATATAAATGATTGAGAAGAGTAAAAATCTAAACTTTAACACAAAATACAAATGTAACAGAAAAACAAAAAGGGGGAATAAAAATTACAGCGATTGGGGAAGAATCGTGGAGGAATGTGGAACGGAGAGGCTGACGAGAGAGCAATCGGAGAAGCTTAAACCCATTTGAAGAAGCCATTTTTGAAGCACGAGATTTTCAAAACCCTAGCAAAAACCCTGTTTTGATTCAATTCGGGGACCCGAATATAGATACAGCTTTGGTGTATCTATATATCtttttggttttgttttttttttctcgACAGAAATCTTacttaatttcaaaaattatacaCTTTTGTGAACACCGttcattatattttttttattaaagtgaaaccattttatttataaaatttggaaaagTACAAATTTCAAAGTAAAAAGTAATTTTGAGAGTTTTTTCATCTACAAAGATTATCATCCGAGAAAATGTATGTTTAATATATTTATTGTTCGTAATCTAAATTAAGATAATCACAAAAAATAGATTTTTTCAACCGTTTAAGATAATAAAATCTCTATATCAGAAAATAaaatataacatatataaaaagatcCATTAAATTTGTATACTATATACTACCGTATATACTTAAGCCTTATTTGTTCGGATGTATCTCAACCGTGTAAATTggagtttatttaattttaaaacaTGTTTAATGTATTTTAAATTAGATAAAAGAAGTTGAAATTTCATGGTATTTTTAGTTCTTACAAATTATAGAAACTTAATTATCAAGTTCAACAAAATCATACAATACTTACCAAAATTAACTAAATAGTCACTAGTTACGTTATAATAAACCAAACACATACATTTTCGATACATTTTTAATTATCGTGTAACTTATAGTAGTAACTTAATTTCAAGAAATTCAAGTTCACATGTAACTATAAAATTGAGAAAATAAAGGAGGCCTTACTATCATCCATTATAGTTTCATTCATCTTCTGTTCCAATATACTTTTCATCCCGATTAAATTTGAAAAACTTTTATtgcaatatttttttttctcacgattaaatttgaaaaatatcaaaatataaccAACATAAATAAATAAGTCGATGCAAACTAAAAAAATGTATAATACAGTATCACTGAgtttgcatatatatatatatatatatatatatatatatatctgttatATAAATTCTAACTAAATGGGTCCTACTATGGATAACATAAATTAAACTGCCATagtttataattttttaatttttacttttGCCTATTTTTTGAATATGAGAAAATTAAATTATTTGGTTGATAAATAAATTATATACTTTGTTAAAGTGAGTGACCCATTACGATCGTCAATTATATATTTTACTTGATGGgatttgaattaaatattaaGGAAAAAAAAAGAAGGCGGGATTATCTTTTATATGTTAGCTACATGGATGGGCCTAGAGATTCGGGTGTCCTGGACAAATTTATAAGATAGTGTcctttttaaattttgattttgtTTTAACAAGAGAATACCAATATTATGAAATACTACCATAACATAGTCTAGAGTAGAGACCAACATAAATAATAGTAATAAAAGTGAAAGTCTGAATCTatataaaata
This sequence is a window from Apium graveolens cultivar Ventura chromosome 9, ASM990537v1, whole genome shotgun sequence. Protein-coding genes within it:
- the LOC141687232 gene encoding uncharacterized protein LOC141687232 isoform X2 produces the protein MASSNGFKLLRLLSRQPLRSTFLHDSSPIATRSLFQAFRNLSTSVLTPESNEGAFPSDLLSRGQVLTPERKIGDVFDVPIRKDIIHRVVRWQLAKRQQGTHSTKTISEVSGTGRKPWPQKGTGQARHGSKRGPQWRHGATMHGPKPRSHAIKLNKKVRRLGLKIALTARAAEGKLAIFDDLDVPTHKTKNIVNYLKHMENTKKLLLVDGGPIDEKLKLSTQNLHYVNVLPSIGLNVYSILLHDTLVMSRAAVNKIVERMHTPINR
- the LOC141687232 gene encoding uncharacterized protein LOC141687232 isoform X1; the protein is MASSNGFKLLRLLSRQPLRSTFLHDSSPIATRSLFQAFRNLSTSVLTPESNEGAFPSDLLSRGQVLTPERKIGLYQDLVIPVTNFNNEDKGFMVLAGDVFDVPIRKDIIHRVVRWQLAKRQQGTHSTKTISEVSGTGRKPWPQKGTGQARHGSKRGPQWRHGATMHGPKPRSHAIKLNKKVRRLGLKIALTARAAEGKLAIFDDLDVPTHKTKNIVNYLKHMENTKKLLLVDGGPIDEKLKLSTQNLHYVNVLPSIGLNVYSILLHDTLVMSRAAVNKIVERMHTPINR